One Cuculus canorus isolate bCucCan1 chromosome 2, bCucCan1.pri, whole genome shotgun sequence genomic region harbors:
- the TMEM106B gene encoding transmembrane protein 106B has translation MGKSLSHLPIHTYKEDGYNGGTASDNMRSGLVQSEAHNEDGRSGDVSQFPYVEFTGRDSVTCPTCQGTGRIPRGQENQLVALIPYSDQRLRPRRTKLYVAASVTVCLLLSGLAVFFLFPRSIDVEYIGVKSVYVSYEEGRHVIYLNITSTLNITNNNYYSVEVANITAQVQFSKTVIGKARLNNITTISPLDMKQIDYMVPTVMSYMYDFCTLESIKVHNIVVMMQVTVTASYFGHSEQISQERYQYVDCGGNTTYQLGQSEYLNVLQPPQ, from the exons ATGGGAAAATCACTTTCTCACCTGCCTATACACACGTACAAGGAAGATGGTTATAATGGAGGCACAGCGTCTGATAACATGAGGAGTGGGTTGGTTCAGTCGGAAGCACACAATGAAGATGGGCGATCTGGAGATGTATCACAGTTTCCCTATGTGGAATTTACAGGAAGAGACAGTGTCACCTGCCCAACTTGCCAGGGAACAGGAAGAATTCCACGAg gGCAGGAAAATCAGCTGGTAGCATTAATTCCATATAGTGACCAGAGACTGAGGCCAAGAAGAAC AAAGCTCTACGTGGCTGCTTCTGTAACTGTATGTTTACTGCTTTCTGGACTGGCTGTATTCTTCTTGTTTCCTCGCTCAATTGACGTTGAATACATTGGTGTGAAGTCAGTATATGTCTCTTACGAAGAGGGCAGACATGTAATATATCTAAATATTACA agcacattAAATATAACGAACAACAACTATTATTCTGTTGAAGTGGCAAATATCACAGCCCaagttcagttttcaaaaacagTTATTGGCAAAGCACGACTAAACAACATCACGACCATTAGTCCTCTGGATATGAAACAG attgacTATATGGTGCCCACAGTCATGAGCTACATGTA tgaCTTCTGTACTTTAGAGTCCATCAAAGTGCATAACATAGTGGTGATGATGCA AGTTACAGTGACAGCCTCTTACTTCGGCCACTCTGAGCAAATATCCCAGGAGAGATACCAGTATGTGGACTGTGGAGGAAATACAACCTACCAGCTGGGCCAGtcagaatatttaaatgtaCTTCAGCCTCCACAATAA